TGAGGGGATCTACGCCGGCGAGGGGCGGATGAAACTGCTGTTGTTACATTATCCTCAAGCCGGCCGGGCGGCCGCTGCGGCGCAGTTTTTTTTACAGAGCTATTTGCCGGATCATCCCGCCCGCTGCGGCGAATTTTATCTGCTTGAATCGGGGTATTGCGCCTGTTTTCGCTTCGGTTCTTTTCTGATCCTTCTCTTCGACTGCCTCGACGTCGAGAGCGGGCGCCAAAGGGTGCAAACCTTAGAAAGCTGTTTACGCACAGGAGGCCGCTTATGAACGACCGTTTGATCACACGCAGAGATTTTACCCGCACCAGCCTGGCCGCCGCAGCGGGCGCGTCTTTGACCGGCCCAGCAAGGCTGCGGGCACAGGCGAGGTCCAGCCGCGTTGTCATCGTTCGCGAGGAGGCTGTGCTGGATGCTGCGCACAAGGTGGACAAAGCCCTTCTGCAAAAGATGCTGGATCAGACTGTCCTGCGCGTAACCGGCGGCAAGACAGCGCGCGAAGGCTGGAAAGCGATCGCCACGGTGAATGATAAAGTCGGCTTGGTGCCCACGCCGCATCTCAATCCCACACATGCGGAACTCATCGAGCTGGTCACCGCATCTTTGCAGAATCAAACCGGCGTGCTGGCGGAGCGAATCGTCAACGCGCAGGGACGAAATCTCGAGATTTTAAAATCGTGCACGGTTCTGATCGCCCTGCCGGCTCTAAAGGCGCATTGG
This is a stretch of genomic DNA from bacterium. It encodes these proteins:
- a CDS encoding DUF362 domain-containing protein, translating into MNDRLITRRDFTRTSLAAAAGASLTGPARLRAQARSSRVVIVREEAVLDAAHKVDKALLQKMLDQTVLRVTGGKTAREGWKAIATVNDKVGLVPTPHLNPTHAELIELVTASLQNQTGVLAERIVNAQGRNLEILKSCTVLIALPALKAHWLTGIGTVLKNYIMFSGNPQAYHDSKNAKLGEIWKLPEVEGKTKLVLVDALYPLCDKGPQMDPRYKWHYNGLIAGTDPVAVETVCLNIITKKRELIKGAPWPLSPPPLCVEAADKVYGLGVSSMEEISVERIGWTKEMLV